CCGTCTCGTCCTCGATGAAGTCGCCCAGCGACGAGTTCTCCTCGGTGCCGATCGGCGTTTCGAGGCTCATCGGCTCCTGCGAAACGGAGAGGATACGTCGCACCTTGACCGCCATGCGGTTCAGCTTGCGTCCGAGCAGCGGGTCCATCGGCGTGCCGTTCAACCACGCACCCTCGACCGCCTTCTTCTCGGTCTCTTCCAGCATCCCCATTTCGAGCGCGATCTCCTCGTCGGTCGGCTCGCGGCCCAACTCCTGCTGCAGACGCCGCGAGACGCGCGAGACCTTGTTGATCGTCTCGACCATGTGCACCGGAATGCGGATCGTGCGCGCCTGGTCGGCGATGGCGCGGCTGATCGCCTGGCGAATCCACCAGGTCGCGTAGGTGCTGAACTTGAAGCCGAGCCGGTAGTCGAACTTCTCGACCGCGCGCATCAGACCGATGTTGCCTTCCTGGATCAGATCGAGGAACGACATGCCGCGCCCGACGAAGCGCTTGGCGACGCTGACGACCAGGCGCAGGTTCGCCTCCGACAGGCGCTTGCGCGCGCGCTGCCCGGCGTTCACCTGCTCGTGCAGTTTTTCAACCTCGTTGGCCGCATGGTGCCCGGCCTGCAGCTTCTGCATGGCGGCTTCGCCCTTGCGCATCGCCTTGGCCAGCATCACCTCGTCTTCGCCGGTCAGCAGCGGCTCGGCGCCGATCTCGCGCAGGTACATGCGCACCGGATCGGCGCTGATCTCCTCGTGCTCCGAGGCGAGCAGTTCGTTGACGACCTCGACGGCATCGGCTTCCGGCGCTTCCTCTTCGAGCTTTTTGATGAGTTCCGGCGACGGCTCGTCGAGGTCGATCTCATCCTCCGCCAGCACCCGGATGCCCTGCTGCTCAAGATACGCGTAGACCGGATCGTATGCCTCGGGATCGCCATCCAGCTCCGGAATGAGCTCGAAGATCTCTTTTTCGGTGAGGGCCTTGTGTTTCTCGGCCTTCGCCATCAGTTGTTCCAGTGCCGGGTACTTCTCCAGCACGCCCGTTTCGTTCTCGCTCATACCGTTTTCTCGTTCGCCGCGGATTCTGCGCGGCCCAGCATTGTACGCGCCCGGAGCGCCGACTGGGTCCAGTCCAACTGCTCAGTCGTCAGTGAGATCCGCTGGCGGTACTCCCGCAATTCGCCGGCATCGCCCGCGCCCTGCGCTTCGATTTCGAGGAAGCGCAGCCGGTTGATTAGCTGGCGCAGACCCTGCTCGCGCAAGCGCAGGACGGATTTTTCCAATTCTTCGACCATCAGGGGTTCGAAACGACGACCCAGGTCGACCAGCGCATCATAGCGCGCATGCAGGGCCTCGTTCAGACGCTGGCGCAGGCCGGCCGGCTGGCCGTCCCCCTCGCCTGGCTCCAGCGTCCGCAGCGATTCGTAAATCTGGCGATTCTCGCTCTGCACAAAATCGTCGGCCATGAGGCCCAGCCGCTCCACGCCGGTCAGTTCATCCGGATGTCGCAGCAGCATCGACAGGCAGAAATCTTCCAACCCGAGTCTCTGCAAGGTCCGAGGCTCCGGCGCGCTCGGTCCGGCCGCCGGCCGTGCCCGCGCCGGGCGCGGGGCCGGCTCGGTCGTGCGCGCCGCCATCTCGAGCAGTGCGCGCTCGTCAACACGCAGCCGGCGCGACAGTTCCTGCACGTAGTGCGCGCGCTGCACGCTGTCCGCCATCGAGCGGATCAGCGGCAGGAGTGTGCCGGCCGCCTCGGATTTGCCTTTGGCCGACGACAGGTCAAGCGGCGCGGTGACGATCTGAATGAGATAGTCTACCACAGGCAGCGACGTATCCAGCATCGTCTGCCACGCCGCGGGGTCCTCGCGCAGCAGGTCGTCGGGGTCGTAGCCCGACGGCAGAACCGCCACTCGGATCTCCGCCTGCAGGTGGCTCTCGAAGTCGACCAGGTTGCGACCGACGGGCACCGGCACGGCTTCTTTGTCGAGCGCGTCATGCGCGACGCTTAGCCCGCGGCGCATCGCCTCGAAACCCGCCGTATCAGCGTCGAGTGCAAGTATAAACTTTTTCGCCAATCTCTGCAAGGTTTTTAGCTGGCTCTCGGTCAGCGCCGTGCCCATCGCGGCGACGACGTTCTTGTGGCCCATCTGGTGCGCCATCAACGCGTCGACGTAGCCCTCGACGATGACGGCCGTATGACCCGCGCGGATGGCGTCCTTCGCCATGTCGATGCCGTACAACACGGCCGATTTCTCGAACAGCGGCGTCTGCGGCGAGTTGAGGTACTTCGGCTGCTGCTCGTCGGACAGCGCGCGCGCGCCAAAGCCGATCGTCTGCCCCTTGATGTCGCGGATCGGGAACATGAGCCGGTTGCGGAAGCGGTCGTACTGCCCGCCGCCCTCGCGCTCGCTCGCCAATCCGGCGTCGAGCACGTCCTTCGGCAGGAAGCCCTTGCCCGCCAGGTACTTGCCCAGCGCGTCCCACGACTCCGGCGCGAAGCCCAGCTGAAATGCAACGATCGACTCGCCGCTGATGTCGCGCCGCGATAGGTATTCGCGCACGCTCTGCGCGGCCGGGCTGTTGATGAGCAGGTTGTGGTAGTAGCGGACGGCCGACTCCAGCACGTCGCGCAGGCGGCGGATGCGCGCGTCCTCCTCGGCATCGGCCGGCACGCGCGCCTTCAGTTCGACGCCGGCGCGCCCGGCCAGCGTGCGGAGCGCCTCCGCAAACTCGACGTTCTCCCGCTTCATCACGAAGTTGAAGATATCGCCACCCGTTCCGCACGCGCCAAAGCAGTGCCACGTCTGCGTCTCCGGGAAGACGTAGAACGACGGCGTTTTCGTGTTGGCGTGGAACGGGCAGAAGCCGCTGAACGACTTGCCCGAGCGGCGCAGCTTCACGCTTTCACCGATGTACTCGACGATATCGAGTTTGGCTTTGATCTGCTCGACAGGTGTCATAAGGGCACGAGACCCTTCGTGTGGTGAACACCCGAAGGGTCTATCGGAAACAGAGACAACTCGCGTGGCGCCCGCCTCCCGCATAAGGCCGGGGGCAAGCGCCACGCGTCAATTTGACGGGTGGACGCGCTCTAGATCATTCTGCAAAAACATCGGGCACGCTATACGGTTCGCCGAGTAGGGGCAGGTCTTTGACCTGCCCGTCGGACAGGCCAAAGGCCTGTCCCTACATGCGGCGTGCAGCCTCGTGCCACACTACGTTTGACTATTTCGCAAACCGCTCTAGCGGTCGCGGCTGATCTGGCCCAGCGCGGCCTGCGCCGCCGCCAGGCGCGCCACCGGCACGCGGAACGGCGAGCAGGAGACGTAGTTCAGTCCCAGCCCGTGGCAGAACTCGATCGACGACGGGTCGCCGCCGTGCTCGCCGCAGATGCCGATTTCCAGCTTGGGATTCACGGCGCGCCCCTTCTCCACGCAGATGCTCATGATCTGCCCGACGCCCTCGCGGTCCAGCGTCTGGAACGGGTTGACCGGCAGAATCTTGTCCTCGACGTACTTGAGCAGGAACTTCTCCTCGGCGTCGTCGCGCGAGAAGCCGCAGGTGGTCTGCGTCAGATCGTTGGTACCGAACGAGAAGAACTCGGCGTACTCCGCGATCTGGTTCGCGGTCATCGCCGCGCGCGGCAGCTCGATCATCGTGCCGAACTTGTACGGGATGCGCGACTTGCGCTCCTTCATCACCTGCTGGGCGACCGCCTCCAGCGCGGTGCGCTGGGACTTCAGCTCGTTAACATATCCGACCAGCGGGATCATGATCTCCGGGTGAACTTTGACGCCCTTCTTGGTCACGTTAATGGCGGCTTCGAAGATGGCGCGCACCTGCATCTGGGTGATACCTGGCATGATGATGCCGAGTCGGCAGCCGCGCAGCCCGAGCATCGGGTTCTGCTCGCGCATGCGGTTCACCGCTTCCAGCAGTTCCTCGCGCTCCAGCAACTGCGTCTTCAGTTTCCCGTAGCGGTCCGGGTCATCGGTCGAGACGCCTTCGAGCGCCAGCTCGATCTTCAGGCGCGCCACCTCGAGCATCAACTCGTCGTGGCTGGGCAGGAACTCGTGCAGCGGCGGGTCGATCAGGCGGATGATGACCGGCAGCCCGTCCATCGCCTTGAAGATGCCTTCAAAGTCGCTGCGCTGGAATGGCAACAGATGCTTGAGCGCCTGCTCGCGGTCCGCGTCGGTCTTGGCGAGGATCATGCGCCGCACGATCGGTAAGCGCTCCTCCTCGAAGAACATGTGCTCGGTGCGGCAGAGGCCGATGCCCTCCGCGCCAAACGTGCGCGCACGCACGGCGTCGCGCGGGTAGTCCGCATTGGCCCACACGCCGAGGCGGCGGAAGCCATCGGCCCACCCCAGCAGGATTTGCAGGTCCTTCTGGTCCTCAAACGCCGGCCGCGTCATGTCCAGCGCGCCCGCGAAGACTTCGCCGGTCGCGCCGTCAATCGAGATGATCGCGCCCTCCTGCACCACCTTGCCGGCCGCCGTGAAGCGCTTATTCGGCATGTCGACTTTGATGTCTTCGCAGCCGGCCACGCACGGCAGGCCCAGGCCGCGCGCCACGACGGCCGCGTGGCTGGTGGCGCCGCCGTGCTGGGTCAGGATGCCCTTGGCCTTCAGCATGCCATGCACGTCGTCGGGGTTCGTTTCGGGGCGCACCAGAATCACGGCGCGGCCTTCGGAGCCGAGCTTCGCGGCGAGATCGGCATCAAAGACCGCTTCGCCGGTCGCCGCG
The sequence above is a segment of the Chloroflexota bacterium genome. Coding sequences within it:
- the rpoD gene encoding RNA polymerase sigma factor RpoD translates to MSENETGVLEKYPALEQLMAKAEKHKALTEKEIFELIPELDGDPEAYDPVYAYLEQQGIRVLAEDEIDLDEPSPELIKKLEEEAPEADAVEVVNELLASEHEEISADPVRMYLREIGAEPLLTGEDEVMLAKAMRKGEAAMQKLQAGHHAANEVEKLHEQVNAGQRARKRLSEANLRLVVSVAKRFVGRGMSFLDLIQEGNIGLMRAVEKFDYRLGFKFSTYATWWIRQAISRAIADQARTIRIPVHMVETINKVSRVSRRLQQELGREPTDEEIALEMGMLEETEKKAVEGAWLNGTPMDPLLGRKLNRMAVKVRRILSVSQEPMSLETPIGTEENSSLGDFIEDETVPGPVDAASLQLLREQMKEVLDGLSERERTVIERRFGLKDGQARTLEEVGQEFNVTRERIRQIEAKALRKLRHPQRSRRLKDYLT
- a CDS encoding DNA primase; the protein is MTPVEQIKAKLDIVEYIGESVKLRRSGKSFSGFCPFHANTKTPSFYVFPETQTWHCFGACGTGGDIFNFVMKRENVEFAEALRTLAGRAGVELKARVPADAEEDARIRRLRDVLESAVRYYHNLLINSPAAQSVREYLSRRDISGESIVAFQLGFAPESWDALGKYLAGKGFLPKDVLDAGLASEREGGGQYDRFRNRLMFPIRDIKGQTIGFGARALSDEQQPKYLNSPQTPLFEKSAVLYGIDMAKDAIRAGHTAVIVEGYVDALMAHQMGHKNVVAAMGTALTESQLKTLQRLAKKFILALDADTAGFEAMRRGLSVAHDALDKEAVPVPVGRNLVDFESHLQAEIRVAVLPSGYDPDDLLREDPAAWQTMLDTSLPVVDYLIQIVTAPLDLSSAKGKSEAAGTLLPLIRSMADSVQRAHYVQELSRRLRVDERALLEMAARTTEPAPRPARARPAAGPSAPEPRTLQRLGLEDFCLSMLLRHPDELTGVERLGLMADDFVQSENRQIYESLRTLEPGEGDGQPAGLRQRLNEALHARYDALVDLGRRFEPLMVEELEKSVLRLREQGLRQLINRLRFLEIEAQGAGDAGELREYRQRISLTTEQLDWTQSALRARTMLGRAESAANEKTV
- a CDS encoding pyruvate, phosphate dikinase, giving the protein MATKTQSKTALASRVTGPKWVYLFSEGNANMRDLLGGKGAGVAEMTRIGLPVPPGFTITTEACLDYFAKGQKPPKGMWEQVLAALKTVERKSGRLFGSPDNPLLVSVRSGARFSMPGMMDTVLNIGLTRDTLQGFIQKTNNPRLGWDAYRRLVQMFGRIVLDVPAENFESVLTEWKERKHVKSDTDLNEDDLQQIVEEFKRIIRAGRDIEFPEDPHQQLRMAVMAVFDSWYGRRAVDYRHSQKISDALGTAVNVQMMVFGNTGNQSATGVAFTRNPSTGEKAVFGEYLLNAQGEDVVAGVRTPQPIERMKAQLPKAFGQFMDVCAKLEKHYKDLQDVEFTIEEGKLWMLQTRSGKRTAQAAVKVAVDMAKEKLITRETAVMRVEPVHVDQLLHARFDDKTKAHAKTEGRFLGKGLNASPGAATGEAVFDADLAAKLGSEGRAVILVRPETNPDDVHGMLKAKGILTQHGGATSHAAVVARGLGLPCVAGCEDIKVDMPNKRFTAAGKVVQEGAIISIDGATGEVFAGALDMTRPAFEDQKDLQILLGWADGFRRLGVWANADYPRDAVRARTFGAEGIGLCRTEHMFFEEERLPIVRRMILAKTDADREQALKHLLPFQRSDFEGIFKAMDGLPVIIRLIDPPLHEFLPSHDELMLEVARLKIELALEGVSTDDPDRYGKLKTQLLEREELLEAVNRMREQNPMLGLRGCRLGIIMPGITQMQVRAIFEAAINVTKKGVKVHPEIMIPLVGYVNELKSQRTALEAVAQQVMKERKSRIPYKFGTMIELPRAAMTANQIAEYAEFFSFGTNDLTQTTCGFSRDDAEEKFLLKYVEDKILPVNPFQTLDREGVGQIMSICVEKGRAVNPKLEIGICGEHGGDPSSIEFCHGLGLNYVSCSPFRVPVARLAAAQAALGQISRDR